From the Gossypium hirsutum isolate 1008001.06 chromosome A02, Gossypium_hirsutum_v2.1, whole genome shotgun sequence genome, the window AAGTTCAGTTTCAGCGATAAAAGTTTTGGTGAGTTAGCGCATAAAGAATTTCTTCCCATGGCGCTTGATTGGGCTATTGGAAATGAACCTTGCAATGTATCTGAGCATAAACCTGATTATGCTTGTAAACGAAGTAGCATCTGCTACAACCCTGAAAACAGGTCCGGTTATCTCTGCAAGTGCAAGGATGGATACAATGGAAACCCATATCATCCCGATGGTTGCGAAGGTATCTATAATATGCTCATATTACCATTTCTTTTTCATTGTTCTGCTCCTTTTTTGCCACTTTAGGAGTGTTCTGTTTTCTTTTAATGATTATCAGATATTGATGAGTGCAAAGATTCGAGCCTACACAATTGTATTTCTGAAAGGAATTGTTTTAATACGCCTGGAAGTTATAAATGTTTTTGCACAAAAGGCTTTTATGGGGATGGAGAAAAAGATCGAAAGGGCTGTATGCGAAATCAAGCAAATGTCATAAAAATCTCTATTGGTAGGTGTTTCAATGAATGCGTTTTTTATCGTATTGGATCGATTCTAACTTTAGCTTTTATATATCACATACTGCTTAGATCATTTCCAACGTTTTAGCTGTTGTTTTATGGCAGTTATTGGCTTATGTGTGCTGGTTGTTATTGTGGGTTCTTCATGGTTGTTCTTCATAAACAAGAAAAGAAAGCTACTCAACATGAAAAAGAAGTTCTTTAAGCAAAATGGTGGCTTACTGTTACAGCAAGAGCTACATGAACAACGAGTATCAACTGAAACCGTTAAGATTTTCACTGCAGAAGCGCTTAAGAATGCAACCAAAAACTATGATGAGAGCCAAATTATTGGAAAGGGAGGGTTCGGCACCGTTTACAAAGGTATCCTGAAGAATGGCACTGAGGTAGCTATCAAGAAATCCAAAGTTGTTGATCAAAGCCAAATTAAGCAGTTCATCAATGAGGTTATTATTCTCACCCAAATAAACCATAGAAATGTGGTCAAGCTTTTAGGTTGTTGCTTGGAGACTGAGGTCCCCTTGTTGGTTTATGAACTTGTTTCCAATGGCACCTTATCCAAACACATCCACTGTGAAGACAAAGCTTTTTCGATTTCTTGGGGAATTCGGTTAAGGATAGCTACGGAATCAGCGCAAGTGTTGTCATATTTGCACTCTGCAGCTTCTATACCAATCATTCATAGAGATGTGAAGCCTACAAACATCCTCCTGGACGACAATTATACTGCAAAGGTTTCGGACTTCGGAGCTTCACGATTAGTTCCGATGGATCAAACTCAGTTATCAACAATGGTGCAAGGAACTCTTGGATATTTAGACCCTGAATACTTGTGTACAGCGCAACTGACAGAAAAAAGCGATGTCTACAGCTTTGGTGTAGTCCTAGTTGAGCTGCTAACGGGCAAAACTGCGCATTCTTTTGAAGGACctgaagaagaaagaaacttaGCGAACCATTTTGTTCTATGGTTGAAAAATGATCGATTGTTTGAGATTCTAGATAATAAAGTGGCGAAAGAAGGAGCGGTTGAGCAGATTAAAGAAGTAGCTAAACTAGCAAAGAAGTGTTTAAACGTAAAAGGTGAAGAGAGGCCTTCAATGAAGGAAGTTGCACAAGTGCTTGAGGATGTAAGAAGACTCAGGTGCGAACATCCATGGGCTGAAGTTGCTGTTAATTAGGAGGAAACAAAGTTTCTGCTTGGAGAAACATAGATGTTTCTACTAATAACAGCAGCCAAGGTTTCACAACAATGGCGGTGTAGTTGTTTAGCAAGAAACcagataattatatatatatgtatacatatatttgtgatcttcgtttattttatttgttttgggaCATTTTAGGTGTTTATATTTTGTTGCTTATATGTAAGATTCAGTAGTAAATAAAACAGCCCTCGAGGTGTTTCATCTGCAGTAGTAAAATTAGAGAGGTGCGACCACTCTCTAAAACCCACCTGGAAGGACATATTGTGGAGGGCATTGATGAGGTTAAGGAGGTTGGAGACGTTGGAGAATGATGCAGATGCAGCCGACTTGGCGAGGGCTTCAAGGTACTTGGTGGCTACCAAGGTAAGGCTGTCCAGTGCTGAGACTCACCTGCACCTGAACCCAACTGATTTGCAAATCTAAGACACTGCTACTTTGGTTATATTGAAAACAACTCCACGAGATGTGCTGCTTCTTGGTGTGGTTATTTGATTTTCTCTTAGATTTGGGCTATTTCATGGCACTTGAAATTGGCCGTCTTCTAATTGCTAAAATCCTAGGGTTCGTTTGATATATTGGAACCAATCTTTTCTGAATAGTActataaatgaaatttaatttttgttgatatatatttgtttattaagctaaataaaataatatgaacaatATCTTAAAGATTATTAAGATTATTAAGGGATCCAAACACATACAAAGCTTGtttaattcatttatatttatgaacaaattcatttatatttatttaaagattgcttaataaatcatttaaaattgtttattgttttatatctatactatttattaTGCATATTACCGAGTTAGTGTCACTCATTAATCGGGTATAATTCAGCTATGCAATTACCAAAAAAACCTTATTATATGCAAAGTAAGTTATAcgtgattgtttttttttatatatttttataaatcaataaaaatttatccataatAAGATTTGAACCAAAGACACGTTCGCCCATTAAAGCGGTACGTGAGCTGGGTTCAGAACGTCGTGAGACAGTTCGGTCCATATCTGGTGTGGGAGTTAGAGGATTGAGAGGACCTTTCCTTAGTACAAGAGGACCGGGAAGGACGCACCTCTAGTGTACCAGTTATCGTGCCCACGGTAAACGCTGGGTAGCCAAGTGCGGGGCGGATATGAAACTTTTTCATTTATCATTTAAACTAAAGCAACTTTTTATTTCTATATGAAACCTTAATAACTATATTtgttatatacatttttatatatttgtgtatatatactTACTATTAATAAAATCTCAGACTGAGTTTGTATCATGAGTCAATCCTGTACCAATTAGATtagcaaaattatgaaaatatcattccatatttaaaaaatttatattatttgaggatattttaatcttttttatttaaaaaaaactcaataaaaaagTTGCATATGTTTAGACTTTAATCTATGCTATTAACATCAATAAAACATTCACTTTACCACTAAATcagatatttttttaatataatatttacattttaactgTATTGTGCATACTAAATCAAATTTGGCATGCATGATCTACATAAATAGATCATGAAATATAATGGTtcgatcattaaaatattaatcatataaatagtTATGGAAATGTGTAAAACTACtttagtttttaaattatgtaaatagATCCCTTCCCtatatataaattgtttatttgtttgtttgtttattattgatGAACATTATGGAAGCACAAATCACGGTTTAAACAAAATGTAAGCAACGAAAAGATTGAACAAAAATACCTTAAGCCATTGTCTGAACCAAATGCCAAAATCTAGATGTTGTAACAACATTTTTCGAGCGCGTCAATCAACTGATGAAGACATCGTATTTAGCTTTATGAAAACacgaaatttgaaaaataaaaaatcgctAAAGCCTTCTAAGCACTTGAAAACCTCACTAGAtggaattattttcaaaaaaagcTTTTGGTGTTTAGGGACCTTATACTTGGGGGTATTTATAGTGGTGGTTTCGTATCAAAAAACACCAATCACATGCCTCACTGTTACACAAAAACCCACTATCACACATGCAAGATGTGGAAGTTGGGCAACAAAAGTAGAAATGGGCAGCAAATGTGGGTTATACCCATGAACCAAAATTGGCTCCAACATTCTCCCACTTGGTTCGTATTACCCTTAAAAACTTAAAGTCGAAACATAATGCATGAATCATAGCGATATTTTCTCTTAGAATTTGAGTAGTATCTTCCATATATCACTATACATCATGCCTCAACACTTTAGCCCAAATGTCTTAATGAATAAACCCAATGTTTATTCCAGGTCCAAAATTTAATGACATTTCtcgaaataatcaaattaatgtgCACAGAAAATATGAGAAACATCAAACTTAACAAAGTTTCATTATAATCATTCTTATAACAAAAATTTACAAGGTGGGAACAATTCCCATAGTGATAACATGATCCTTAAATTTGTGTGATGGCATGACTTTAGTTAAAGTATCAGCTAACATCTGTTCAGTGTTAATGTGCTCAATGACCACTTTCTTTTCAGTAACACATTCCCTTATGGCTAAATACTTAATGTCGATATGTTTACTTCGACTTCGacttttgttgtttttagccacAAAGATAGCAGTTGAATTGtcacaatatatcatcaatggCCTAGAAATCGAATCCATAAGTCTAAGCCCAAATATGAAACTCTTGAACCATACTCTATGTGAGGTAGCCCCAAAATAGAAACGAACTTAGCCTCCATAGTGGAAGTAGGAGTTAAGGATTTTTTGATGCTCCTCCAAGATAAAGCTAAGCcaacaaacataaatatataaccTGATGTTGACTTACGTGAATCAACACAGCCAGCAAAGTCTGAATCAGAGTAGCCAATCACCTTCAAATTGTCTGATCGTTTGTATGTAAACATGTAGTCCTTTATCCTATTAGGATATCTCAAAACTTTATTTGCAGGATATCTCAAAACTTTATTTGCAGCTCTCCAATGGTCAATACTTGGATTACTCGATATCTTCGCAACATTCCAACTGCAAATGCAATGTCAGGTCTTGTGCAAACTTGAGCATACatcaggcttccaacaacaaaagCATATGAAATGTTTTTCAATTGCTCCTTTTCAAATTCGTTCTTCAGGCATTGGTTCAAATTGAACTTATCACCCTTCACAATAGGAGCAACACTCAGTAAACAATCTTTCATCCGAAATCTTTCTAAAACTTTGTTGATATAGGTTTCTTGAGATAGACCTAAGATACCGCGATGTTTATCACGATGAATCTTAATGCCAATAACATAAGACGCATCACTCATATCTTTCATATCAGAATTTTTAGAAAgaaataaatttaggaaaaaatcggagttttaattttttttttccaaaataagatcttggtagtgatatctaaaataataaacatttaatcaaaattgtaccttttcaattCATTTAGGATGAGAGCTTCGATCGAGTAGTCTTCTcaactatcctcaagctcacgtctgccgagtgtgggcttgcttcaaaccaaaaaaaaattcacaaaaattattagtggggtaattttgtaatttctctaaacttttgggtcaagttgtaaatcagaaaaatatctctagaaatttgctgaaataatctcttcatagaattttctctctacaactttctcttgaattcaaatgtgtgaaaaataatgactcAAGGCTCTCAttatataaggagagtttagagagttcaattataattaaacttaatcacttttatattaaatttaatctaatatttaatattaaatcttattaaaataatagaatgtttatctccaagataaacattaaattaaatttaatattatgacaatcaatttaatattaaattaataaattactattaagataagtattaaattaaatttactattaaactattaaaataatattatttttgaaataattaatctgGAATCAAACTCTCTGATAGAATTTCAATAGGaatgtaactcttccactgctcaaccagcGACGACAAACTGTCGTCGGCCACCGGGACGCTGCCGTCACAGCCACCGGGACCGCCATGTCTGGTGATGCAGGTGCGACACTCTTACGGCATCCCGAGTCGATTCAGCTGCTATCAATTCGATCTAGGTCATTGACGACCCGACCAGTCCGGTCTAGCCACCGATTGGACTGTTGGCTCAGTTTCACATATCGAGCCTGattcgaccagtttttgggtcttggtctcggttTTAGACTCCCCGTctcaatttacgatctcaggtctcattttcaagttcaattgtcTATTGGGCCAAttatttgacttgaaaatttatttccaaaaatatcatttaattaatttgattaatttaattttacttgatcaaaattaattttttcaaaaattacttagattttcaaaattaatttttcaagaaaattatttaatcaaaaactCTGGTTGAACAATTCTCaagaccacctaatttaattccacatcgaataaatcgactcaattaaattattcccaaaatcataaaattttcttctgattcaaatatagtccgatcgagcttttgttgagctagcgaatGGACTAATCGggcatatacaattaggctctagtgattgcaattatgttcaAAAGCATCATtttgataattcgcaattacttaatcctGAAGTCAgttcacaagaagtaccatgattgaaaactcattattgtatactctttacaaaagcaattcatccaactgttttgtccaatgaccttgtcaagtgtgtgttaccctcatatgatatccttgattcttttgagttaaatccgttcactcaatacaatcctattttatctcattgtcagcATTATGTCTTCTTAGTTATTAATATGATAACTggcaacaaatgactgtgataaattgctcattcgagaacaagcaacccgtggccacgtcccatatttatcaattcacacaatgccaatgagaggatatcattaactctttaattgagctatgaatttcacCCTTGCTAGTTAaatcatgtcatacacaagtcatgtacccaacataccggctaccGACTCGATTatatttagagcataagcctccacttatatcaaacacatgagttacatatgcaTGATCAGTGACTAATTCAGGATTTAGGTAATTCACACCATGAATGTCGCAAGTGaatttaattcacaaacggattccgaattaattcatcttgagtccagtccaatgtatcattctgccaGTGAATACATCTATATCtttacccgtggagtcaactgctccgatagccaagactagtcatctcctcaattggaattgtagacaacataataatccttctcagtatttgaatcaaatgctcactttgattcttttatgagatTACATAATCGTtaagattatctactgaagtaagttgtctttctcgcaatgtaaatatttttacaatgccacttatcatcaatttgaacttagacaattaatgagctaatatttgtttgtcacaatttcgctatgcatgcaaaatatgaaagacgaaaatacaaaagacataacatGAAATGtaacatttatttattcatcattcaaatacatagaaaacaattacatgtttactacaatatgggcacatttcccaacagtaGGCATGTTAGTGCTTTGCAAGAGAAaacaagaacaaaaagaaaaactcaCACACTTAGCAGATGGAATAAACTGCTATCGATCTCACTTGTATTTTCATTCCAAAAATTACAATATAGATGATGAGTTCTTACAAGTAATCAACTAATCCAACTGCTATCTTggaaaagtaaaaacaaaacttGTACACAAACTGATTAGGAGAAATTAGTATCTAGTAAAATCATTTCAATACTAACTCTGCTTGTTTTAACAAGTTACCTTCACTAACAGACTAAgcaaaaacatattaaattctgcACTTGCTAACCCTGCTCCCACTTCATTTGGTGGCACGTCAAAACCCTTAACACCTTGCACTAGACAGCTCGCAAGGTGGTTTGCACATTAATAAATCTTGGTTGGGCTCGCATCTTTGCGAAGCTCGCATGTTTGATGAGCTCGTAATTTTGGTTAAGCTCGCAGCTTTCGATGAACTTGCAATTATGTTTGAGCTCGTAACTTTGAATGAGCTCGTAGTTTTCGATGAGCTCGCATATCTGGATGAGCTCGCAAGTTTGGATAAGCTAACAACTTTGCGACCTGAGTTCGCCATTGCTTGAATGGCCACTTCGCAACAAGGTAAGAGTAATAGAGTTTAAACTCATGTCAAACAAATATTCACAAGAGCTTTAATCATTTGATGAAGCTAGAAATTTTGTTTAAAAGGGACTAAGATAAGATTATAAAATTGGGGggtcaaaactaaaaattttgtattaaaatgcttgaattaaattattaattttttaaaagggctaaaattaaatttttttttatctaattagaggttaaaaaagtttaaattgaaTCTTTAATTTTGGGAAGGAAAGTATTGAGCCAAGGGAAGTCAAGGTCTACTCTCTACCCCTTTTGGTTATGCCCTTTATCACCGCTCTGTATAAATTAAGATACAAATacgattaaaataaataaacaaaatctcGTGTGTTAAAAGTAGGATTGCTtaaattagtttatatatattaggATATGTTAATCCTAAAGAACTTAGGAAcataattataatgataaaactGTTTAGAAGACTTCGAaagatgtttatttttttttttttttgataaaatacatTGCATTGATATAGCAATTAAGcctaattatatattatttgttttcaaACTAATTTTCTGTTTTTGGGTAGCAGCAACGCCTCTTCTGTCGACACTGAGCCGTCGTTACTACCCTGCTGCTTGTTGGATGTAGATCCTTGAGAGCAACAATGGAGGCATCTGCCACAGCAAGAAGAAACACATTGGACCATTTTATCCAACATCATTTTTTTCACTAACTTTTTTTCACCTGGAAACACAGTTGCCCTCCCTTTCTTTGCTTCTCTCAATGATCCATCTTCAGCTTTCTGATTAAGCCCCATCTCTGGAATTCCGGTAGTCTTTGTAAGAGTTGAGATATGCCCTTAAGATGTTCGATCAAAGTACTAGTTCATATATATAGGTCCAAACAGAGGCATAAATTCTGCAGATTTGCCCAAGAATCCTTGACTGAAACAACCACAGGGAACTGCTTTTGGAATATCTTCCATTTTTATTGAAACAAAAAAGAATCGAAGGTTTGGTAAATTAGCAACTTCAAATGTGCGAAACCACGTGAAATACCGAGATATATGAGATCAGCAGATTAACATACGTAGACTTGAACTTGATCTCAGCGATTCACTAACATCATTGTCGTTTCGTCATTTTAGCTTATCATATATATAACTCCAACCAAGCTACGTACGAGTGTTACATGCTTTTATATGTGTataatttcaaatattaattaatgcccatatttcaattttaattttctatttcgttgATTTTTAGTGCTTTTTTTTACTACATGTTCAACTGTTGTACTTGCCAATGATCATCAGCTCTTGCTGGAAGATGATTGAGTTCCCATCGTTTCTTCTGTTCTCAAATCCATCAACTTATGGTACAATACAAATactaaaaaattttgaaacattttgATTTCGTCTTGAATTGGATTAACAGTTCTGTATAGAAATCTCTAGctaaaaaaatttctttgtttcgaaattgagtaaattgatttttctcaaaaaaaatcagagttatttaatcactgttaattttaaaagtgcgcaactaaggacaattaatcacaagGGTGATGTTTTTCATCAATTGTATatgattttaattggtataataacaaatttagttcaCAAAGTTTAaacattatgtcaatttagtcttaatttaataaatttatcctacaatatttttataaatgtgaAAATGTTGAGATAGAATTTGTTGATTCTTTTTAGAATTAAGGTTAAAATGACAAAAACATGTAAACAgtaaaggctaaatttgttattatacttatCAAAATTGTGTACAACCGATGGATGTGAttaattatcattaattatttacttttaaaattaatcagAGTAGTTTTTCTAAGGAgactaatttattcaattttaaaattaagaggAAGGGAAGAAATTGCATACGAAATCTCAATAATTACTAGACTGTGGGCGGATGCCATTAATTGAATGGaagtattgtattttttattaattatgaaaCTACAcggaaattaatataaaaaagacCAGCTGAGAcaaaaatagaaagaagaaaaacataaGATTTAGACCCTAATGCGATCAATTTTGAGAAAACTGAAACCTTAATTTACCAAACATAAATAAATGTTGGTTCTGATAAGGTAAATTAATGGCCTTAGAACCTATTGTATTTTGCTTTTGgaccaaaaagaaagaaagaataaattAGTATTCTAAAAATTGAGGAAGTGGAGAACAGAGAGCACATGAATCTTTGAATGTCTTGTATCTCACGTCTTTTGCCAAAACATCTGTTCTAGAACTATGTGTTACCTCCATATCCCCTCACTCCTTTTCTTCATTAAACACAACACATATTGATTTAGTAGCCATTTATTCTTTCCACTTTTTCCCTAATAAAGTAGATTTTCTTATAAAAAGATGAAACATGCAAAGCATCATTCAACTTATAGTGGTCTAGTCTAAAAAACAACCAAACATAAGCACCATTGTCTAGAAGCATAATCGAGCACCTGCAACCACCTTGAAGGCCCAATGGAAGTTGAATGGGCCTAATGACATCCAATAATATATTTCAGTTCCACATCATTTTAAAGCACCAAAATCTTTAAGAAATTTGATTTCTTCTGCTGCAGAACTTGGTCTCAACTACTACTACATTTAACATATTTATGAGTATATTAAATCTAACAGTTTAGCCAAAGCTAAGGTCCATAGGTCGAGGGAATTGTTGAATGTCCTTTTGCAAATCTTGTTTTTATGTCTTTGTAATTCgcacaaaatattattttagtttttcatttaattttttgtctcttttagtttttaaatttatgtttttttgtcaaatcactttaaaataaatgaaaaagttaaaCTTTTTTAACTCTGCTAACATAGCGTACACGTGAATGACACGTcgacatttaattaattttgttatgTAAATATAATACATGTTGTTACGTTCACATGTCATCCAATCATTAATAGCAATGCTTGATTGaccaaaattttcaatatcattaaGTTTGGTACTTAAATTGATGGTTATGATAGTTGAATGGCgaaattaaacctttttttttttttatcaatcatATACTAATTTTCTAATCAATGGTTTATTACTAGTATTATTATCATGcattgtaattttaaaattattaatcttataattacaaaatttaca encodes:
- the LOC107951500 gene encoding putative wall-associated receptor kinase-like 16, with amino-acid sequence MATLALVRTLQLILFNCLLAAGESVASQALPGCKDECGNLSIPYPFGMTPGCYLNESFLITCNTSVNPHRPQLVNGNLEVTSVTLEGQVEILHYVAKDCYNRNGTTADRNFPQLRTAMFTISNDRNKFIAVGCDTKAQIWAEREHNNNTYFTGCMAYCEKTDALHLNDSCSGVGCCQVSIPSGLKNLNMSVSSYYNHTRVWDFNPCSYAFVVDESKFSFSDKSFGELAHKEFLPMALDWAIGNEPCNVSEHKPDYACKRSSICYNPENRSGYLCKCKDGYNGNPYHPDGCEDIDECKDSSLHNCISERNCFNTPGSYKCFCTKGFYGDGEKDRKGCMRNQANVIKISIVIGLCVLVVIVGSSWLFFINKKRKLLNMKKKFFKQNGGLLLQQELHEQRVSTETVKIFTAEALKNATKNYDESQIIGKGGFGTVYKGILKNGTEVAIKKSKVVDQSQIKQFINEVIILTQINHRNVVKLLGCCLETEVPLLVYELVSNGTLSKHIHCEDKAFSISWGIRLRIATESAQVLSYLHSAASIPIIHRDVKPTNILLDDNYTAKVSDFGASRLVPMDQTQLSTMVQGTLGYLDPEYLCTAQLTEKSDVYSFGVVLVELLTGKTAHSFEGPEEERNLANHFVLWLKNDRLFEILDNKVAKEGAVEQIKEVAKLAKKCLNVKGEERPSMKEVAQVLEDVRRLRCEHPWAEVAVN